One Aphidius gifuensis isolate YNYX2018 linkage group LG3, ASM1490517v1, whole genome shotgun sequence DNA window includes the following coding sequences:
- the LOC122852764 gene encoding growth hormone-inducible transmembrane protein-like, with protein sequence MMLARVCRATISSQVTSLLKAPVVPRINKFQPKRLYSSNGGSTYARSARAARAEAESLSRPAGETAFNVGKGFAAGGAAIGLGALCYYGAGLSSATGAIDHAAFWPEYVKERIQTTYMYFGGSIVISTASAVACLRSQALMRFLSSGGLVAFGISVAAMIGTSVLVMSLPYKEGFGAKQMAWMLHAGTVGAFLAPISFFGGPLILRAACYTAGIVGGLSAVAACAPSDKFLNIGGPLGIGLGVVFASCVGSMFLPPTTVLGSGLHSIALYGGLVLFSMFLLYNTQRVIRDAETHPVAYRKYQGNAVRAFDPINHGVAIYMDTVNIFIRIVQILAMSQNGKRK encoded by the exons atgaTGCTAGCAAGAGTTTGTCGAGCAACAATTTCGTCTCAAGTAACATCCTTGTTGAAGGCACCAGTTGTACCAaggattaataaatttcaacctAAACGTCTTTATTCCAGTAATGGAGGTTCAACTTATGCACGTTCAGCAAGAGCGGCAAGAGCTGAAGCTGAGAGTTTATCTAGACCTGCAGGTGAAAcag ctttTAATGTAGGCAAAGGCTTTGCTGCTGGTGGTGCTGCAATTGGTCTTGGAGCTTTGTGTTATTATGGAGCTGGTTTGTCATCAGCCACTGGTGCCATAGATCATGCTgc atTTTGGCCTGAATATGTTAAGGAACGAATTCAAACAACCTACATGTATTTTGGTGGTTCAATAGTAATCAGTACAGCATCAGCAGTTGCATGCTTGCGTTCACAAGCATTAATGAGATTCCTTAGTAGTGGTGGTCTTGTTGCTTTTGGTATTTCAGTGGCAGCAATGATTGGAACAAGTGTACTTGTAATGAGTTTACCATACAAAGAAGGTTTTGGAGCTAAACAAATGGCTTGGATGTTACATGCTGGCACTGTTGGTGCTTTTCTTGCTCCAATATCATTTTTCGGTGGACCATTAATTTTAAGAGCAGCATGTTATACAGCTGGTATTGTTGGTGGTTTATCTGCAGTTGCTGCATGTGCAccaagtgataaatttttaaatattggtgGACCACTTGGAATCGGTTTGGGTGTTGTGTTTGCAAGTTGTGTTGGTAGTATGTTTTTACCACCAACAACAGTACTTGGATCTGGTTTACATTCAATAGCTTTATATGGTggtcttgttttattttcaatgtttttactTTATAATACACAACGTGTTATTCGGGATGCTGAAACTCATCCAGTTGCATATCGTAAATATCAAGGAAATGCAGTCAGGGCTTTTGATCCAATTAATca tGGTGTAGCAATTTATATGGATACTGTCAACATCTTCATCAGAATTGTACAAATTCTTGCTATGAGTCAAAATGgaaaacgaaaataa
- the LOC122852763 gene encoding TBC1 domain family member 25 isoform X2 — translation MFGSPREAVRVKVKKCETRHQPEYRKFSVDPQITSIEVLQSILIKAFDIKGDFTISYRAIDDYGTETYLFLLSDWDLDAAFISASEPYLYLQVNLKPFGESGDCDCDWEQNNSQDITTRQQDSLFPYNYKTQKLPGLIMNKMEKTLNLVQRALGNLSDETNQQNIQPPRPPLTDAEFRRFLDPIGQVIHSKELRAVIYFGGIEPSLRKVVWKHILNVYPDGMSGKERMDYMKKKAHEYQTLRERWRNLIQKGKNIGDLSYVTSMVRKDVLRTDRHHKFYGGSDDNQNTASLFNILTTYALNHPSVSYCQGMSDLASPLLVTMRDEAQAYICLCALMCRLKDNFMLDGISMTKKFTHLAEGLQYYDPDFYYYLKSHQADDLLFCYRWLLLEMKREFALDDALRMLEVLWAALPASPPNGELSLAEIPFPPPSPPPSPNVKHIRENAYTKVCAIRRLSSSASIASGKKKNLHCDDIINHEEPSSIENSSNYLTVDEDISSKKNHTIDETIKTNLNNNCDNISSNDIKINEQQQTESEKKCARVVKNLNEFLNFTSLNRSKVGPSDERELRRVSSESGVIRVIRGDDDAGSPDDQTDFFPMTTSMTRELRLELELLDRQVFGQSQDPDETKFDEDSDNFIKKNNINLDIPINNESEIINGQVEKFSPAADVFVWENPLHAMELRKNSSRTTTPDEQAELEYDGEIMEDENGIKSVTPIRLLKQAIRSLSASESDGDSWRQSQTIAETIVPTTQEQGEEATELTALITAGTSDEQLTTTTTSNDGNPFLMILCITLLIQHRDFIMRNQMDYNEMAMHFDKMVRRHNVTRVLNQARQLFAGYLRRYSAPGRPDYISV, via the exons ATGTTTGGATCACCAAGAGAAGCTGTACGTGTAAAAGTTaag aaGTGTGAAACAAGACATCAACCAGAGTATAGAAAATTCAGTGTTGATCCACAAATAACATCAATTGAAGTATTACAAAGTATACTGATAAAAGCATTTGACATTAAagg tGATTTTACAATATCATACAGAGCAATTGATGATTATGGAACagaaacatatttatttttactttctgATTGGGATTTGGATGCAGCATTTATCAG tGCTTCAGAACCATATTTATAtcttcaagtaaatttaaaaccaTTTGGTGAATCTGGTGATTGTGATTGTGATTGGGAACAAAATAATAGTCAAGATATAACAACAAGACAACAAGATTCATTATTtccatataattataaaactcaAAAACTTCCTggtttaataatgaataaaatggaaaaaacattaaatttagtACAACGTGCACTTGGAAATTTAAGTGATGaaacaaatcaacaaaatatacaaCCACCAAGACCACCATTAACTGATGCTGAATTTCGTCGTTTTTTAGATCCAATTGGACAAGTTATACATTCAAAAGAATTACGTgctgttatttattttggtgGTATTGAACCAAGTTTACGTAAAGTTGTATGGAAACatatattaaatgtatatcCTGATGGTATGTCAGGTAAAGAAAGAATggattatatgaaaaaaaaagctcatgaATATCAAACATTAAGAGAAAGATGGCgtaatttaatacaaaaaggtaaaaatattGGTGATTTAAGTTATGTTACAAGTATGGTAAGAAAAGATGTACTTAGAACAGATAGacatcataaattttatggtGGTTCTGATGATAATCAAAATACAgcaagtttatttaatatattaacaacATATGCATTAAATCATCCAAGTGTTAGTTATTGTCAAGGTATGAGTGATTTAGCATCACCATTACTTGTTACAATGAGAGATGAAGCACAAGCATATATTTGTTTGTGTGCATTAATGTGTCgtttaaaagataattttatgcTTGATGGTATATCaatgactaaaaaatttacacatcTTGCTGAAGGTTTACAATATTATGATcctgatttttattattatttaaaatcacatcaagctgatgatttattattttgttatcgtTGGTTATTGCTAGAAATGAAACGTGAATTTGCACTTGATGATGCATTAAGAATGTTAGAAGTATTATGGGCAGCATTACCAGCATCACCACCAAATGGTGAATTATCATTAGCTGAAATACCATttccaccaccatcaccaccaccaagtCCAAATGTTAAACATATTAGAGAAAATGCATATACCAAAGTATGTGCAATAAGACGTTTAAGTTCATCAGCAAGTATtgcaagtggaaaaaaaaaaaatttacattgtgatgatataattaatcatgaaGAACCAAGTAGCATTGAAAATAGctcaaattatttaactgtTGATGAAGATataagctcaaaaaaaaatcatacaattgatgaaacaataaaaacaaatttaaataataattgtgataatattagcagtaatgatattaaaataaatgaacaacaacaaactgagagtgaaaaaaaatgtgcacgtgttgttaaaaatttaaatgaatttttaaattttacaagtttaaATCGTAGTAAAGTTGGACCAAGTGATGAACGTGAATTACGACGTGTATCAAGTGAAAGTGGTGTTATACGTGTTATacgtggtgatgatgatgctggttCACCAGATGATCAAACtgatttttttccaatgaCAACATCAATGACACGTGAATTAAGACTTGAGCTTGAATTACTTGATAGACAAGTATTTGGACAATCACAAGATCCAGATGAAACAAAATTTGATGAAGAcagtgataattttattaaaaaaaataatattaatttagatataccaattaataatgagagtgaaataattaatggtcaagttgaaaaatttagtcCAGCAGCTGATGTATTTGTTTGGGAAAATCCATTACATGCTATGGagttgagaaaaaattcatctcgTACAACAACACCTGATGAACAAGCTGAACTTGAATATGATGGTGAAATAATGGAAGATGAAAATGGTATTAAATCAGTAACTCCAATAAGACTACTAAAGCAAGCAATTag atCATTATCAGCATCTGAAAGTGATGGAGATAGCTGGCGACAGAGTCAAACAATTGCCGAGACAATTGTACCAACAACTCAAGAACAAGGTGAAGAAGCAACTGAATTAACAGCATTAATTACAGCTGGTACAAGTGATGAacaattaacaacaacaacaacaagtaatGATG GTAATCCATTTCTTATGATTCTATGTAtaacattattaattcaacatCGTGATTTTATAATGCGTAATCAAATGGATTACAATGAAATGGCAATGCATTTTGATAAAATGGTACGTCGTCACAATGTAACACGTGTTTTAAATCAAGCTAGACAATTATTTGCTGGATATCTTAGAAGATATTCAGCACCTGGAAGACCTGATTATATCagtgtttaa
- the LOC122852763 gene encoding TBC1 domain family member 25 isoform X1 has product MFGSPREAVRVKVKKCETRHQPEYRKFSVDPQITSIEVLQSILIKAFDIKGDFTISYRAIDDYGTETYLFLLSDWDLDAAFISASEPYLYLQVNLKPFGESGDCDCDWEQNNSQDITTRQQDSLFPYNYKTQKLPGLIMNKMEKTLNLVQRALGNLSDETNQQNIQPPRPPLTDAEFRRFLDPIGQVIHSKELRAVIYFGGIEPSLRKVVWKHILNVYPDGMSGKERMDYMKKKAHEYQTLRERWRNLIQKGKNIGDLSYVTSMVRKDVLRTDRHHKFYGGSDDNQNTASLFNILTTYALNHPSVSYCQGMSDLASPLLVTMRDEAQAYICLCALMCRLKDNFMLDGISMTKKFTHLAEGLQYYDPDFYYYLKSHQADDLLFCYRWLLLEMKREFALDDALRMLEVLWAALPASPPNGELSLAEIPFPPPSPPPSPNVKHIRENAYTKVCAIRRLSSSASIASGKKKNLHCDDIINHEEPSSIENSSNYLTVDEDISSKKNHTIDETIKTNLNNNCDNISSNDIKINEQQQTESEKKCARVVKNLNEFLNFTSLNRSKVGPSDERELRRVSSESGVIRVIRGDDDAGSPDDQTDFFPMTTSMTRELRLELELLDRQVFGQSQDPDETKFDEDSDNFIKKNNINLDIPINNESEIINGQVEKFSPAADVFVWENPLHAMELRKNSSRTTTPDEQAELEYDGEIMEDENGIKSVTPIRLLKQAIRSLSASESDGDSWRQSQTIAETIVPTTQEQGEEATELTALITAGTSDEQLTTTTTSNDGTLPPPSEFGGGNPFLMILCITLLIQHRDFIMRNQMDYNEMAMHFDKMVRRHNVTRVLNQARQLFAGYLRRYSAPGRPDYISV; this is encoded by the exons ATGTTTGGATCACCAAGAGAAGCTGTACGTGTAAAAGTTaag aaGTGTGAAACAAGACATCAACCAGAGTATAGAAAATTCAGTGTTGATCCACAAATAACATCAATTGAAGTATTACAAAGTATACTGATAAAAGCATTTGACATTAAagg tGATTTTACAATATCATACAGAGCAATTGATGATTATGGAACagaaacatatttatttttactttctgATTGGGATTTGGATGCAGCATTTATCAG tGCTTCAGAACCATATTTATAtcttcaagtaaatttaaaaccaTTTGGTGAATCTGGTGATTGTGATTGTGATTGGGAACAAAATAATAGTCAAGATATAACAACAAGACAACAAGATTCATTATTtccatataattataaaactcaAAAACTTCCTggtttaataatgaataaaatggaaaaaacattaaatttagtACAACGTGCACTTGGAAATTTAAGTGATGaaacaaatcaacaaaatatacaaCCACCAAGACCACCATTAACTGATGCTGAATTTCGTCGTTTTTTAGATCCAATTGGACAAGTTATACATTCAAAAGAATTACGTgctgttatttattttggtgGTATTGAACCAAGTTTACGTAAAGTTGTATGGAAACatatattaaatgtatatcCTGATGGTATGTCAGGTAAAGAAAGAATggattatatgaaaaaaaaagctcatgaATATCAAACATTAAGAGAAAGATGGCgtaatttaatacaaaaaggtaaaaatattGGTGATTTAAGTTATGTTACAAGTATGGTAAGAAAAGATGTACTTAGAACAGATAGacatcataaattttatggtGGTTCTGATGATAATCAAAATACAgcaagtttatttaatatattaacaacATATGCATTAAATCATCCAAGTGTTAGTTATTGTCAAGGTATGAGTGATTTAGCATCACCATTACTTGTTACAATGAGAGATGAAGCACAAGCATATATTTGTTTGTGTGCATTAATGTGTCgtttaaaagataattttatgcTTGATGGTATATCaatgactaaaaaatttacacatcTTGCTGAAGGTTTACAATATTATGATcctgatttttattattatttaaaatcacatcaagctgatgatttattattttgttatcgtTGGTTATTGCTAGAAATGAAACGTGAATTTGCACTTGATGATGCATTAAGAATGTTAGAAGTATTATGGGCAGCATTACCAGCATCACCACCAAATGGTGAATTATCATTAGCTGAAATACCATttccaccaccatcaccaccaccaagtCCAAATGTTAAACATATTAGAGAAAATGCATATACCAAAGTATGTGCAATAAGACGTTTAAGTTCATCAGCAAGTATtgcaagtggaaaaaaaaaaaatttacattgtgatgatataattaatcatgaaGAACCAAGTAGCATTGAAAATAGctcaaattatttaactgtTGATGAAGATataagctcaaaaaaaaatcatacaattgatgaaacaataaaaacaaatttaaataataattgtgataatattagcagtaatgatattaaaataaatgaacaacaacaaactgagagtgaaaaaaaatgtgcacgtgttgttaaaaatttaaatgaatttttaaattttacaagtttaaATCGTAGTAAAGTTGGACCAAGTGATGAACGTGAATTACGACGTGTATCAAGTGAAAGTGGTGTTATACGTGTTATacgtggtgatgatgatgctggttCACCAGATGATCAAACtgatttttttccaatgaCAACATCAATGACACGTGAATTAAGACTTGAGCTTGAATTACTTGATAGACAAGTATTTGGACAATCACAAGATCCAGATGAAACAAAATTTGATGAAGAcagtgataattttattaaaaaaaataatattaatttagatataccaattaataatgagagtgaaataattaatggtcaagttgaaaaatttagtcCAGCAGCTGATGTATTTGTTTGGGAAAATCCATTACATGCTATGGagttgagaaaaaattcatctcgTACAACAACACCTGATGAACAAGCTGAACTTGAATATGATGGTGAAATAATGGAAGATGAAAATGGTATTAAATCAGTAACTCCAATAAGACTACTAAAGCAAGCAATTag atCATTATCAGCATCTGAAAGTGATGGAGATAGCTGGCGACAGAGTCAAACAATTGCCGAGACAATTGTACCAACAACTCAAGAACAAGGTGAAGAAGCAACTGAATTAACAGCATTAATTACAGCTGGTACAAGTGATGAacaattaacaacaacaacaacaagtaatGATGGTACACTACCACCACCATCTGAATTTGGTGGTGGTAATCCATTTCTTATGATTCTATGTAtaacattattaattcaacatCGTGATTTTATAATGCGTAATCAAATGGATTACAATGAAATGGCAATGCATTTTGATAAAATGGTACGTCGTCACAATGTAACACGTGTTTTAAATCAAGCTAGACAATTATTTGCTGGATATCTTAGAAGATATTCAGCACCTGGAAGACCTGATTATATCagtgtttaa
- the LOC122852766 gene encoding equilibrative nucleoside transporter 1-like: protein MSESYKKRDTEEVVEEQTLVKETNGTRIVAKASESMRLSPGWKRTNKSDDESNGKDGVLDHNDLDLNPPNDRMKFLYVTMVLHGIGVLMPWNMFLNANEYFQDVKLKDNLYFKSNYMFYLTLTAQLPNLFFNWFNVFFSTGGDIGKRIVWGLVVEAVIFLFTIGMAMADTENQTTLFFWVTMGSVFLLNTANGIYQNSIYGMAAKLPGKYTGAIVLGSNLSGIIATIIGMITRGITKNYTSAAIYYFITALFVILACIDTYFSLPLNKYFRYHERLEKKQQIKTEISSRKEKIPFLMIIKQCWLQLLCVFLLFFVTLTIFPGIQMNILRQEDSTFFIDSKKYVNFMCFLSFNITAFLGSLLATLVQWPSKKYLIVPISLRLLYIPAFMFFCNYAPPDFVRHLPILYHNDWVYAILSLTMGFSSGYFSSLAMMNCGKCVEPRYATVAGKLAGAALSSGIFAGILTSMGIQKVMFSPK, encoded by the exons ATGTCTGAGAGTTATAAAAAACGTGATACTGAAGAGGTTGTTGAAGAGCAGACACTGGTTAAAGAGACCAATGGAACACGAATTGTTGCAAagg cTAGTGAGTCAATGAGATTATCTCCTGGTTGGAAAAGAACCAATAAATCTGATGATGAATCCAACGGTAAAGATGGTGTCTTGGATCATAATGATCTTGATCTTAATCCACCAAATGATAG aatgaAATTTCTTTACGTGACCATGGTACTTCATGGTATTGGAGTTCTTATGCCCTGGAACAtgtttttaaatgcaaatgag tattTTCAAGATGTCAAGTTGAAGGACAAtctatattttaaatctaatTACATGTTTTATCTTACATTGACTGCTCAATtgccaaatttatttttcaattggtttaatgtatttttttcaactgg agGAGATATTGGCAAAAGAATTGTTTGGGGTTTAGTTGTTGAagctgttatatttttattcacaattGGAATGGCCATGGCTGATACTGAAAATCaaacaacattatttttttgggttACAATGGGAtctgtttttcttttaaata CTGCAAACggtatttatcaaaattctaTATATGGTATGGCTGCAAAATTACCGGGTAAATATACTGGAGCTATTGTTCTAGGATCG AATCTCAGTGGAATAATTGCAACAATCATTGGTATGATAACAAGAGGGATAACGAAAAATTACACATCTGCagcaatatattattttataacagcATTATTTGTTATACTTGCTTGTATTGATACTTATTTTTCACTTCCATTAAAT aaaTATTTTAGATATCATGAACGTCTTGAAaagaaacaacaaattaaaactgaaatttcatcaagaaaagaaaaaataccatttttgatgattattaaacaatGCTGGCTTCAATTATTATgtgtatttttactttttttcgttACACTTACAATATTTCCAGGTattcaaatgaatattttaagaCAAGAggattcaactttttttattgactcaAAAAAGTATGTAAATTTCATGtgctttttatcatttaatataacTGCATTCCTTGGTAGTTTATTGGCAACTTTGGTTCAATGg ccaagtaaaaaatatcttaTTGTACCAATAAGTCTTCGTCTTTTATACATACCAGCTTTTATGTTTTTCTGCAATTATGCACCACCTGATTTCGTAAGACATTTACCAATTTTATATCACAATGATTGGGTTTATGCTATACTTTCATTAACAATGGGTTTTTCAAGTGGTTATTTTTCATCACTTGCCATGATGAACTGTGGAAA atgTGTTGAACCACGATATGCAACAGTAGCTGGTAAACTTGCTGGTGCTGCATTAAGTTCTGGAATTTTTGCTGGTATTTTAACTAGTATGGGAATACAAAAAGTCATGTTTTCcccaaaataa